One region of Candidatus Melainabacteria bacterium genomic DNA includes:
- a CDS encoding ATP-binding protein, producing MYPRLLKKPFDGKHSFFLFGARGTGKSYWIKHYLKSAFVIDLLDVKVSYELEAHPYRLEKIIPENHKDFVVIDEIQKIPTLLDEVHRLIESKKIKFILTGSSARKLKRKSTNLLAGRALVYKMYPLTAYELGRDFNLKKSIKYGNLPKIYDDPDLDPEKYLESYVKTYLKEEIKQEGFSRNLGTFSRFLETASFSQGSVLNMSSISREASVKQKTVEDYFDLLEDMLIAYRIPVFTKRAKRRLIAHPKFYFFDVGIFRAVRPVGLYDNESGLFGISLETLVLQELIAFNEYLEQSYKIYYWRTSHGVEVDFVLYGPKGFIAIEVKKKGKIHPNDLSGLKAFSKDYKEAKLILLYCGEREEYHDGIKVLPIERALKNLKDLI from the coding sequence ATGTATCCTAGGTTGCTCAAAAAGCCATTTGATGGAAAACACAGCTTTTTTTTATTTGGCGCAAGAGGTACTGGTAAAAGTTACTGGATAAAGCATTATTTAAAGAGTGCTTTTGTAATTGACCTTCTTGATGTAAAAGTAAGCTATGAACTTGAGGCACATCCATACAGGCTTGAAAAAATAATACCTGAAAACCACAAGGATTTTGTTGTAATTGATGAAATACAAAAAATTCCCACATTGTTGGATGAAGTACATAGGCTAATTGAAAGTAAGAAAATAAAATTTATTCTTACCGGATCAAGTGCAAGAAAGCTCAAAAGAAAAAGTACAAACTTACTTGCAGGAAGAGCACTTGTCTATAAGATGTATCCTCTAACTGCTTATGAGCTAGGAAGGGATTTTAATTTAAAAAAATCCATTAAATACGGAAATCTTCCAAAGATTTATGATGATCCGGATTTAGATCCTGAAAAATATTTAGAGTCATATGTAAAAACTTATTTAAAGGAAGAAATTAAGCAAGAAGGTTTCAGTCGTAATCTTGGAACATTTTCAAGGTTCCTAGAAACTGCAAGTTTCTCTCAAGGCTCAGTATTAAATATGAGCAGTATTTCAAGGGAAGCAAGTGTAAAACAAAAAACAGTTGAAGATTACTTTGATTTACTTGAGGATATGCTTATTGCTTATAGAATTCCTGTTTTTACAAAAAGGGCAAAAAGAAGGCTTATTGCACATCCAAAGTTTTATTTTTTTGATGTTGGAATTTTTAGGGCTGTAAGACCTGTAGGTTTATATGACAATGAATCAGGACTCTTTGGTATTTCATTAGAAACATTAGTACTGCAAGAGTTAATTGCTTTTAATGAATATCTTGAACAGAGCTATAAAATTTACTACTGGCGAACAAGCCATGGTGTAGAAGTTGATTTTGTTTTGTATGGTCCAAAAGGATTTATTGCAATAGAAGTAAAGAAAAAAGGAAAAATTCATCCAAATGATTTAAGTGGTTTGAAGGCTTTTAGTAAGGATTACAAGGAGGCAAAACTCATTTTGCTTTACTGTGGAGAGAGAGAAGAATATCATGATGGAATTAAGGTTTTACCTATAGAAAGGGCATTAAAAAACTTAAAAGATCTGATCTAG
- a CDS encoding patatin-like phospholipase family protein, with protein sequence MTPNKKIALVLSGGAARGAYEVGVLKALLPEIQKIGGFKIICGTSVGSVNACFLSSLVHLPVEQIVEGLEHYWLTLKRDHVFLENWAHVGLRSFLGSLRLGTQDFQGLLDNSPLKRILDNEINWDQIRKNITDELIYALTVTATSVTSGRSVVFYESHDLNCINVISTASHTRFVPDQITSTHALASTSIPIFFKSEFIKFKDHSIEHEDWFCDGGVRQNTPLSPALILGADALVIIGMHFTEEKFSTDTEKPGLLQNVGKLLNALFLDHIRFDTQRLNMVNEILEAIDDPLLLQRINEQRMKRGSKPWKIIPDLFVTPSKPMSEIAEEIWDKYPDTRKNFRTLDWLFKLGNLKGHLRGDLLSYFFFNPYYAKALIDLGYKDGLEKINSTIWDQKLKKNIRIIDRLLI encoded by the coding sequence ATGACTCCTAATAAAAAAATTGCATTGGTTTTATCAGGTGGTGCTGCACGTGGTGCATATGAGGTAGGTGTATTGAAAGCTCTTTTGCCTGAGATCCAAAAAATTGGTGGCTTTAAAATTATTTGTGGAACTAGCGTAGGTTCTGTTAATGCTTGTTTTTTAAGTTCATTGGTTCACTTACCTGTTGAACAAATTGTGGAAGGATTAGAACACTATTGGTTAACTTTAAAAAGAGATCATGTTTTTCTGGAAAACTGGGCTCATGTTGGTTTGAGATCTTTTCTAGGATCTCTTAGATTAGGTACTCAAGACTTTCAAGGACTACTTGACAATTCACCATTAAAAAGGATTTTAGATAACGAGATCAATTGGGATCAAATCAGGAAGAACATTACAGATGAATTAATATATGCTCTGACAGTTACAGCAACATCTGTAACGAGCGGGCGATCAGTAGTGTTTTATGAATCACACGATCTAAACTGTATAAATGTGATATCTACAGCTTCCCACACAAGATTTGTCCCTGACCAAATTACATCCACACATGCGCTAGCTTCTACCTCAATTCCAATATTTTTTAAATCAGAGTTTATAAAGTTTAAAGATCACAGTATTGAGCATGAGGACTGGTTTTGTGATGGTGGCGTTAGACAAAACACTCCTTTATCACCAGCACTTATCTTAGGAGCAGATGCTTTGGTTATTATAGGAATGCATTTTACAGAAGAAAAATTTAGCACTGATACTGAAAAGCCTGGACTACTTCAAAATGTTGGTAAATTATTAAATGCACTTTTTCTTGATCATATAAGATTTGACACTCAAAGACTAAACATGGTAAATGAAATTTTAGAAGCAATTGATGATCCATTACTTCTTCAAAGAATAAATGAACAAAGGATGAAAAGAGGTTCTAAACCATGGAAAATTATTCCTGATTTGTTTGTAACACCAAGTAAACCAATGAGTGAAATAGCAGAAGAAATCTGGGACAAGTATCCAGACACAAGAAAAAATTTTCGTACACTTGACTGGCTTTTTAAACTTGGAAATTTAAAAGGACATTTACGAGGTGACTTGTTAAGTTATTTCTTTTTTAATCCTTATTATGCAAAAGCACTTATTGATTTAGGTTATAAAGATGGATTAGAAAAGATAAATTCTACAATTTGGGATCAAAAATTAAAAAAGAATATAAGAATAATCGATAGACTACTTATTTAA
- a CDS encoding 3-isopropylmalate dehydratase large subunit, producing the protein MKSVFEKVWDSHIVEKLLGDNYLVFMDQIVAHEITTPQGAIEIDENFSGKLYNPKRIIAINDHVSPAKDTDTAIQAKVLRDWAKKHNVKIFDIGNNGICHVVAPERGYVQPGMTLCCGDSHTGTNGAFGAFALGIGTTAQAGAMLAQCLILNKPKTFRVLINGKISSYVYAKDVILEIIGKITFRGATGYVLEYAGSLVEAMSMEERMTMCNMSIEAGATSGMISPDQITVDYLWGKEIIIKDKNEFEKLKIKWLSFASDKNAKYDKEISLDVTSLKPKVTWGTNPGEVIDIDGEIPQDADEKSLEYMGLKKGQKLYKLPIDQAFIGSCTNSRISDLREAAKILKGKKVSIPTIITPGSQAVKRQAEKEGLHDIFQDAGALWTHSSCGPCLGMSMGVVPPQSRCISSTNRNFPGRMGAGSRAHLASPAVVAASAIAGVITHPKEI; encoded by the coding sequence ATGAAATCAGTATTTGAGAAAGTTTGGGATTCACATATTGTAGAAAAGCTACTAGGAGATAATTATCTGGTTTTTATGGACCAAATTGTTGCTCATGAAATTACAACTCCACAAGGAGCTATAGAAATTGATGAAAATTTTAGTGGGAAATTATATAACCCAAAAAGAATCATCGCAATTAATGATCATGTCTCACCAGCTAAAGATACAGATACAGCAATTCAAGCTAAAGTCCTGAGAGACTGGGCTAAAAAACATAATGTAAAAATATTTGATATTGGCAACAACGGCATTTGTCATGTTGTTGCGCCAGAACGTGGCTATGTTCAGCCAGGGATGACACTTTGCTGTGGAGATAGTCATACAGGAACTAATGGAGCATTTGGTGCATTTGCACTTGGAATTGGAACTACTGCTCAAGCAGGTGCAATGTTAGCTCAATGTTTAATTTTAAATAAGCCAAAAACTTTTAGAGTCTTGATTAATGGAAAAATTTCTTCTTATGTTTATGCAAAAGATGTAATTCTTGAAATTATTGGAAAAATTACCTTTCGTGGCGCAACTGGGTATGTGCTTGAATATGCAGGGTCATTGGTTGAAGCAATGTCAATGGAAGAAAGAATGACTATGTGCAATATGTCTATTGAAGCAGGAGCTACAAGTGGCATGATAAGTCCAGATCAAATTACAGTAGATTATTTATGGGGTAAAGAAATTATTATAAAAGATAAAAATGAGTTTGAGAAATTAAAAATTAAATGGTTAAGTTTTGCTTCTGATAAAAATGCAAAATATGATAAAGAAATCTCTCTTGATGTGACAAGTCTAAAACCAAAAGTTACATGGGGTACAAATCCAGGAGAAGTAATTGATATTGATGGTGAAATCCCACAAGATGCAGATGAAAAATCACTTGAATACATGGGATTAAAAAAAGGACAAAAACTTTACAAACTTCCAATAGATCAAGCTTTCATTGGTTCATGTACAAACTCCAGGATTTCAGATCTCCGTGAAGCAGCAAAGATTCTAAAAGGTAAAAAAGTTTCAATTCCAACAATCATTACTCCAGGATCTCAAGCAGTAAAAAGGCAAGCTGAAAAAGAAGGATTACATGATATTTTCCAAGATGCTGGTGCACTTTGGACACATTCTTCTTGTGGACCATGTCTTGGAATGTCAATGGGAGTAGTTCCACCACAGTCTCGATGTATCTCATCTACAAATCGTAATTTCCCTGGCCGCATGGGAGCAGGCTCACGTGCACACTTAGCAAGTCCAGCAGTGGTAGCTGCATCTGCAATAGCTGGAGTTATAACGCATCCAAAGGAAATTTAA
- a CDS encoding DUF4277 domain-containing protein, which produces MAEALLDEAQLTTKSLDHHGLVAATCRELGIVEIIDKEIKRDVREKLTTGECVLAMINLVEL; this is translated from the coding sequence TTGGCTGAGGCATTATTAGATGAAGCACAACTTACTACGAAATCCTTAGACCATCATGGTTTAGTAGCAGCTACATGTAGAGAATTAGGAATAGTTGAAATTATTGATAAAGAAATTAAACGAGATGTAAGAGAAAAACTTACTACTGGTGAATGTGTTCTTGCGATGATAAACTTGGTAGAACTTTAG